The nucleotide sequence TTTCCTTAAGTGGAAACCTAAAAAACCTCTCACCGGAatattttttttggaaaagaTTCACGCTTTCAATTCCACCCCATATATAATCTAATGTGAAACTGCAATTACAGTTTTAGCGCATGTGCCTTCTGGTTTCCTCAAAGGAGAAATCCAGTTCCTGTTACAGTTTATAGGTACAATCTTCAACCTTCGAAATGACTTCTTTGAGAGCCGACATTGTTTATTACCTTATTTCAAATCTCCCCATCATGGATTAATCATGGATTCATATAGTACACTCCAAATGGCTCACCAGTTTGATTCTACCAATGCACACAGTCTTTTATTTGCTCACGTAGCTCGATATTTCTTTATCCAGGCTGAAGGCAAAACGGTGGTTGAGGAAGAGGAGCTGGCCATGAGGAAGGAGTCTGTGCAACAATGTGTCCACTCGATCACTTTTCAGCAACACCTGAAAACAACAGCTAAGTCAACTAGAGAGAAAAGTGTTGTGTCAAATAATCAATAGCTTGGCAAAATGCCTATTTGTTTTGAATGCCTATTTGCTTTGAATGTCCTTGTTCGCTACCCAAGTAGCCATAAAGTAACTGGAATATCATTCTTAAGTAAATatctgcattaaaaaaatttttaaaaacgagCCTGGCGGATTGCTTTTCTGTGAATGTATTGATCACAGTGTAATCAGTAGTCTAACATGTATCTCATACAGATTGAGATGCATATCCTTATCATTTCAATTGTGGCCAACAGATTGCATTGGTGTTAAAAGAAACTGGGCCAGCAGCAGACATGAGAAAGGTTCAAATCAGACTGCTTTATGAGACTGTGGGGGTTCAACAGGAGTTCAGCTCTGCTATAGcaacaataaaagtaatttctctAGGATTAAGGAATCTACACGATGCAATGAAAACAGCAAATATCTCTACAgtcacacattttttatttgaatttaaaaagttttgaaaataataataatgtcattcAGAATGGACACAGtattcagcatatatgagtacaacCCTCACAAATCtcacatttaaattcatatcaAATCTGGagataatctaacaaaataatttgcaataactatctttctatttctaaagatttttgatgactaaaatgttttaatctatttaataagtccgttttgttcaaatgcaccaacatatattacctatattgactggaaaatagataaaaatattaattgcattaaaatggaGTGAACTTATTTATGCCAAGTACTGTATATTAAATTGACTGCATGTGACACTAAATACTTTTGCAACAGCAATATATTTAGATTTATCACAAAATTATTATGAACAAATACTACTGTTCAGAACTTATATTTGTCAAAGAATCCTGAACAAATATGTGACAGTTTACACAAGAATTTAATATGATACTGTAATCCACCATTGCTGTTTTGATTGTCCAAGTACTCATACTttggctgcacaattaatcaaaggtgattttaatgcacattttgtcagttgggagctgtttacacctggtcacctCAAGCTTTTTCTGATTGTATAGCTATTTAATCGTAAAAAAGGGTGGGTGTAAATGCCCTCCGAACTGAATTTTAGGCGTATTTAAATCCAATTGCTCAAACCATCTCATGAGGTGGTCTGGGACACATTCGAGATGAAACTAAAAGCAGGTGTAGAAGCATCTGGTTGTTGAAAATACATGTGCAATGTTTACTCCTcacaaaatataaaagtaaatgtgAGACCCTGTTTTGCTCTATATCCGTGGTTCCCAGAGTGGATTCCATATatcaaattttattaaactataagaattattataatttattgcaAGTCGCTGGCATTATTCCTTTGgtggtcgtgggctgaaaagtttgggaacccctgggcTATTTTACATAGTCTTATATAACAGCGATTAGAATTCAATAGCAATGCCACAGATGacagttttgtttatttcatttctttcttttttatttaattctatttttgaCTGGACATTAAGCACCTCTGTGAATAGAGAAGAAATTtgatcgaaaaaatatagctcttTTCCATTTCTTTACAAAAGaaataaagttttgttttttaggagaGTAGTTTATACACAAATTAATGTAAACACTTTatagttttgtatttaaaaaacaaaaatagatgttTCATTTAGCCTAGAATGATGTAATTTCTAAGCATGTCTTGTGTTCCTGTGAACATGAATTAGAATGGTGAggatatatatttttcttattcatttctgcaaaaaaataatactaatgaaATGAAATGCACTGTATCTGATGCTTTAGTCAACATCACCTAGTTCAATTTTAATATAGTGTAGGATTTGAAGATAAGATAAATTGATATCTATTTAGCGGAGACATATTCATCTGGCCAAATTTCCATGAAAATTCCATTTTAAACAAATCTGACAAATATTCGATCAGAGAAAACCTTTAAAGTGACCAGGTCTAAACAGGCCATACAATTGTACAATGTACCAGGCCATACAATTGTACATACAATGTAATCAGTATTAAACTTCAAGCACCTGCTTTTAGATGGAGCAATGTTTACTACACAGACCCATAGTTCCCCTACAAGCTACACAAGAAATCGAGAATTTTATTTTAAGGATTATAAATTTAATTGCTGCAATCCTGAAATCTAAGACAAACAttgagtgtgtttacatggacaatacgattaagacaatactctgactaAGACTCTACcatataaatatagatttttgatgaccttaatccaactaaagtcataatcgaactaaacagcaATGGAAtttagacatgtggagtatgccgattttagttgcaatattgaagtgcagtacagacatgtaaacatcgcaatcaaattaataccgtcgtgtaggattttcatagcattttgcgacaggatagtctatacacacatggctattctctgcacctatttttacagtgtagggattTAAATCCAAAAATCCCAAGAATAAACAATAACAGCTCCTCTAATAAAACACTCATTAGTCCTATGAAAGTCTGACCTCAGCACCGGGTCCCAGCAGACGCAGCTCCTCCAGACAGTGACGTGCGATGTTGCGAAGCGTTCCCTCGGCCAGTAGAAGGTTTTCATGTGGCCTGCAGACCAGCGTGAAGGCCAAAGCCTGCACCCCGAGCCAAAGGACAGCACTGCGATCTGGAAACAGCTCTGCACTGCCCAGGGAAAACACTCCGCTGTCTGCTTCgcccagagccacagcctcttcACCCAAAACATACTCCACACACAGACGACCCGAGGCCTCCCTGCTCAGACACACCGCGCTCCTCACCTGCCTGCGGGAGTGAAGAGAAGAGCAGACAGAGAGCGGGACTGGCCTCATTACTGCTCCCAAAGGGTAtacatagaaaaacaaatacacccCAGTTTAAAGG is from Danio aesculapii chromosome 13, fDanAes4.1, whole genome shotgun sequence and encodes:
- the ap5s1 gene encoding AP-5 complex subunit sigma-1: MVLCFLIHTVCPVSALSTGESRILYSRVFGAESGDDRDFTPEQRRLMQKEKLQVVARQVRSAVCLSREASGRLCVEYVLGEEAVALGEADSGVFSLGSAELFPDRSAVLWLGVQALAFTLVCRPHENLLLAEGTLRNIARHCLEELRLLGPGAEVLLKSDRVDTLLHRLLPHGQLLFLNHRFAFSLDKEISSYVSK